Below is a genomic region from Nitrospira lenta.
GCTCGACCATGGACTCGACCGCCCCCTTGGTATCCTCCGCAAGAACGCCGACTCGCTCTTTCACATCTTCAGTCAGGTTCCCTAGTCGGCGACGCGTCCTGGCACCTGATTGAGGAGCGAACAATAATCCGGCCACTCCGCCGGCCAACACACCCGTGATAAATGTAAATCCGACTGTCTTTATCCCGTTACCATTGACGGTCATAGATCACCGTTCCTTTCTGGATTCCGTTATAGAACTCCCGTTTCTCTCACCACATTCAGCCGAGCACTTCCGCCTGAAGACTCTACCGCTTCATGGATTGAAGGCGATGAGTGCTCTGCCTGACTACTGGGCCAACACCGCCCCAGACGACCCGGCTGCGGGATGACCGGCTTCGCGATTCCGTGCAACACCTTCATCTTGCCTCCTTTGGGCTATTCGCCGCCGCACATCCGACAGCCAGAGCCCCACTTGCGTGCAGACGGACACCAAAACCCTTCACATTCTTAAAGTGATCGGCCACCGGGCAGAGCCAAACAACCGTCGCTTCCGTTGCTTCCAAAGTGCCCGATCCCGGAGTGCCTAATTGAGTCGGTTGAATCGAGATGGTCGTTCCGACGGGAAGCAGCATCCGCGATTCGACAAAGAGAAATTCGTCGTTCGTCCTCTTTGTGGTTCCCTCGCAACAGGTGCCGTCAGGCAACCACACACTGATGGTTTGCTGACTCGGCCCACCGCTGACGTCATCACCAACAACACTTAAGCAGATCGCATCTCCCAACTTCGCACTGCATGGCTCGCTATGAGCGGCATCGACCTTCACGCCCGGTCCTCGCCCCTGCCCCCTAGAGACACGCCCCGCTTCGGACTTGAGTAATCTCATGGCAGCCTCCCTCTCCACTCCGGAATCATCGCATCGTGACCATTCATTCAAATGTGACCGATGAGTCACTTTACCGCTTTACCAATTTCCAGTCAAGAACTATTTTCACTCGTTCTTCACGCATCCCTATCGCTCTGCGCACCTGCCTGCGGCGCGTCAAGCAGCTGAATTCTTACTGCCCGATTCCCGCACAGCTCCGGTGCAAGACAAGACTGCGTCTGGCGGCTCACATCACAGCCTCGGCAGCGCGCAGCGACCGTCACGCTTTCTTGCTCTTCAAGCTAGCTAAACCCTGCTTGCCGCAATGAACTCAAT
It encodes:
- a CDS encoding YtxH domain-containing protein, with product MTVNGNGIKTVGFTFITGVLAGGVAGLLFAPQSGARTRRRLGNLTEDVKERVGVLAEDTKGAVESMVERGRRLVSA